From Syntrophales bacterium:
CTTTTCCTCTTTATCGTACTCGTCCTCAATTTCACCCACTATCTCTTCCAATATGTCTTCGATGGTCACTATACCAACGGCACCGCCATATTCATCAACAACTATAGCCATATGTTCGCCACTCCTCTGCAGCTCAAAGAGAAGCTCACCGGCCGACTTCGTTTCCGGCACATAAAACACCGTCGGCCTGAGACAGGACGTTATCTTGTCATTTTCGGTCAGTTCAGCCTGATCGTGCAGAGTTTTGAAAAGGTCAAAACAATGAAGTATGCCTGTGATGTTGTATATCCTGTCACGATAAACGGGAATACGGGAAAAGCCTTTTTCTTCAGTCAAAACAGCAGCCTCCCCGAGAGTAGAGTTTTCTTGTAAGACAGCCGTATTGGACAGGGGAACCATGATCTGTCCTACAGTCACCTCGGAGAAACCGAGTATCCGCCGTATCATTTCCTTTTCTGAACTTGCGATATCACTCTCAGCCCTTTCTTTTCTGAGAAGAAATTTCAAACCATCCCTTGTAATATAAGGGGAACGGACACTTTCTTTTCCTCCCGTGGATATATAGACCGCACCTCTGGCTATTCTTGAAACAATAAACACCACCGGATAAAGCACCCATGAAGCGATCCATATAAACCACGAAACTCTGAGGGAGATAAATTCTGCATGCTGCCGAGATATACTTTTAGGGATTATTTCACCCATCACAAGGACAAGAGGAATCATAATAATAACAGAAATAAATTCACCGCGGACAGCGCCAAAGGTTGATATGAACATGGATGTTGCAATAACAGTACTGGCAACGACACATATATTGGTTCCGGTTAAAGTCGTAGCAAGAAACCACTCCGGTTTATCCAGGAGCTTAAGGGTAAGCATGGCCGATCTGGAACCGGCCCTGGCCTTTTGCCTTATCCTGTTTATATCAGAAGCCACAAGAGATAATTCCCCCCCTGAAAATAAACCTTCCAGGCCTAAACATACAAATATCAAAAAAAGAGAAAAGAGATTACTTTCCATCTTCAACCTCTTTTTCTACTACTCTTATCTTTAATATTCTTGCCCTGCTCATTTTTTCCACACTGAAAGTAAAACCATTAAAGGAAATCTCCTCACCTCTTACAGGCAGCTTTCCGAATAGGTGAAAAACAAATCCGCCAACCGTATCGAAATCCTCCGAAGGAATGGAAGCCCCAATAAGATCGTTAAGATCATCTGCCGACATCATTCCGGAAACCATAAGAGTTTTATCATCCACCCTTTGGTACAAATCCTCTCTTACATCATATTCATCGTAGATATCACCGAAAAGGCTTTCCAGGATATCCTCCATTGTCACAACACCCGCCACACCACCATGTTCATCCACGACTATCGCCATATGTATCTTTCTTGCTTGAAAATCTCTAAGGAGGCTATCGGCTGTCTTTTCCAGCGGGACAAAATATGGTTTTCTTAATAATGTTTCAATACTAACCACTATTTCCTTTCTCGCTATCATAGCCATAAGATCCTTGACATATAAAATTCCGAGAATATCATCGCTGTTGTCACCATAAACCGGTATTCTTGAATGCCTGGTGCCAATTATCTTCCTTTCCATACTTTTTATGTCCATGGAGATAGGGAGACAAAACATATCCACCCTTGGGGTCATCACGTATGAAACCCTTGTATCGCGAAGTTCAAATACCCTGTTAATCAGATCCTTCTGGGGTTCCTCAAGAGCTCCTTCTTCGTGACCAACGTCAACCAGCGTCCTGAATTCATCCTCCATCAAGACGTCACTTCTTTTGGCATCCCCTACACTGAAAAGGTTAACGAAAAAGCCGGAAATCCTTTCCAATATCCATACAATCGGTCGTACGATACCAAAGAAAACCGTCAAGAGGGGTGAAACATAGGATGAAAACCCTATTGGATTAATTATGGCAAGAGTCTTGGGAATGGCCTCCCCAAAGATGAGGAGCAGTGGAGTGGTAACAGCTATTGCCATCCACTTACCTTCCTTTCCCATAAAGTAGATAAAAATGGCTGCTGATACAACCGAAATGGTAACATTAACGGATTCGTTACCCACGAGTATGGTTATGAGCAGCCTCCTGGGAAACTTCAAGAGCCTTTGAACGTAGGACAAGAATTGAGATCTTTCTGTTCTCATCTTGTGGAGATGAAGTGAAGTAAGGGAAAAAAGCGAGGCTTCAGAACTGGAAAAAAATCCAGAAAGTATCAATAGAAAAGCTAACAGAACAAGCCTTAATGTAATGTGCGAATCCAATTGATAAATTATTGGTTGTTTGGGTTATTGGTTAACCAATTGAACTAATTTTCTTTCTTTGTGCCTCTGCCTGCCCTGTTAAATTTCCCAAGGGGAACCGTATTTAACAGGGTGAACCTTTGGTACTTTGTGCCTTGTAACTACTCATGCCTGAGTAGTTACTGTTAAATTACCTTTATTTACACGAAAAGTCAACATGGTAGGCTCCAAATACCAGAGAAAGACCATTTGACTCATAAGTATTTTTCCTATATATCCTTTAATCGTAAAACTAAGGATACGGGCCGATGGGAACCTGTCTGCCGGCAGAGGGTGGCATGGCCTTTCGGCCACAACGAAGGATAAAATTATCACAGTTCACGGTTTACGGTAAACCTACAAATCTGCGTAATCCGCGTAATCTGCGGATAACTTTCATGTAAAGGAGGAGGTATCATTATGTCTAATGTGCTTTTAGTTGGAAATGGTGCAAGGGAACATGTTATTGCTGAGACTGTCTTTAGGTCGAAGCATCATTCCAGGCTTTTCTCATATATGAAAGCCAACAATCCTGGCATAGCCTCACTCTCTGATAAAGTCTTGATCGGGGATTATGGTGATTTGGAAGGGATAAAAAAGTTTTCAAAAGAGTGCCATATTGATTTCGCGATCATCGGCCCGGAAGATCCCCTGAATAACGGTGTTGTTGATTTCCTGCAGGAAATAGGCATACCAAGTGTAGGACCGACAAAAAGCCTGGCAAGACTGGAAACCTCAAAATCATTCACCAGAGATCTGCTGAGAAAATATAATATACCCGGCAATCCAAAATTTGAAATATTTTCTTCCATGGAAGGAATAAGGGATTTTCTTGATGAACTGGATGAAGCCGTTATAAAACCCGACGGCCTGACAGGCGGAAAGGGAGTCTGGGTACAGGGGGATCACTTTCAAACGAAAGAGGAGGCCCTGGAATACTGCAGGAAGCTTTTAGCGGAACATCCATCAGTTATCATAGATGAAAAACTGGAAGGGGAAGAATTCTCGTTACAGTGTCTATGTGATGGAAAAACAGTGGTTACAACACCTCCCGTACAGGATCATAAGAGAAGATTTGTAGATGACAAAGGACCAAACACAGGGGGCATGGGTTCCTACTCCTCCGAAGACCATTCACTGCCCTTTATGAGTCTGGATGACGTAGCAGAAGGTCTGGCCATAACGCAGAAAGTGGCGGAGGCAATTTATAAAGAAACAGGCGAATATTATAAGGGAGTAATGTACGGTGGATTTATAATAACAAAAAACGGAGTCGAATTGCTGGAATACAATGCTCGGTTTGGAGACCCCGAAGCGATGAACACCCTGCCTCTTCTGAAGACTGATTTTATAGATGTCTGCAATGCGATTATTGAAGGAACACTTGACAAACTCCATATTGAATTTGAGAAAAAGGCGACCGTATGCAAGTATGTTGTTCCAAAGGGTTATGGTCTGCCGGAGGACCACCCGGATGCAAAAACAACATCATCAAAGATCGAGGTTGGTGATGTGGGAGAAGCGAAGCTCTACTATGCATCCGTTGACAAAAGGGACGATGGACTCTATATGACGACATCAAGGGCGATCGGAGTAGTCGGGATAGCAGAGGACCTGAATAAAGCAGAGCAGATCGCAGAAGAAGCTGTGTCGGCAATAAAGGGGCATGTGGCTCACAGACCTGATATCGGCACGAAAGAGCTGATAGAAAGAAGAATCCTGCACATGCAGGAAATAAAATAAACAGCTGGTTTGCCAGGGAAAGGAATTATGCAGAACGAAATAAAGAGAGTACTTATTAGTGTAACGGACAAGAAGGGAATAGTTGAATTTGCCAGGAAACTTACAGAATTCGGCGTGAAAATACTTTCCACAGGAGGGACGGCGGATCAGATAAGAAAAAGCGGAATAGACGTTACGGATGTTTCCGACTACACCGGTTTCCCCGAAATGATGGATGGCAGATTGAAGACACTCCATCCCAGGATACATGGAGGTCTTTTGGCCCTGCGGGATAATGACGAACATAGAAAAGCAGCAAAAGACCAGGGCATTGATTTTATAGATATGGCGGTCATAAACCTTTATAAATTTGAGGATACCGTGGCAAAGGAGGACTGCTCCCTGGAAGAGGCCGTAGAAAATATCGATATAGGCGGTCCCGCCATGCTCCGTGCAGCGGCCAAAAATTACCGTTTTGTTACCGTCGTTACCGATCCCGAAGATTACCCGAAAGTTTTGAAGGAAATGGATAAAACGGGGGGAAAGATATCTGAAGCCACTAATTTTGCTCTTGCCGTAAAGACCTTCCAGCTTACGGCCAGGTACGATGCCGCTATTTCAAACTACCTTGGCAGGATAAGCCCGGAAGGAGAAAAGACGGAATTTCCTGACACTTTCACCATGCAATTTACCAAAGCACAAAATCTAAGGTATGGAGAGAATCCCCACCAGAAAGCCACCTTTTACAGGGAAGAAGACACATCCCTTTCCGCAATATCTAATGCTAAACAGTTACAGGGGAAGGAGCTATCCTATAATAATATTATGGACGGCGATGCGGCATGGGATATGGTTGGCGATTTTAATTTGCCATCGGTTATTATTATGAAACATTCAAATCCATGTGGAGCGGCAACTTCCGACGGCGAACTGCTGGAAGCCTACAGGAAAGCAATGGAGACCGATCCAGTATCTGCCTTTGGCGGCATTGTTGCTTTCAATAGAAAGGTAGACAGAAAGACCGCTGAAGAGATTGTAAAGACTTTCCTGGAGGTTATCATAGCGCCCGGCTTTGAG
This genomic window contains:
- a CDS encoding hemolysin family protein; this translates as MDSHITLRLVLLAFLLILSGFFSSSEASLFSLTSLHLHKMRTERSQFLSYVQRLLKFPRRLLITILVGNESVNVTISVVSAAIFIYFMGKEGKWMAIAVTTPLLLIFGEAIPKTLAIINPIGFSSYVSPLLTVFFGIVRPIVWILERISGFFVNLFSVGDAKRSDVLMEDEFRTLVDVGHEEGALEEPQKDLINRVFELRDTRVSYVMTPRVDMFCLPISMDIKSMERKIIGTRHSRIPVYGDNSDDILGILYVKDLMAMIARKEIVVSIETLLRKPYFVPLEKTADSLLRDFQARKIHMAIVVDEHGGVAGVVTMEDILESLFGDIYDEYDVREDLYQRVDDKTLMVSGMMSADDLNDLIGASIPSEDFDTVGGFVFHLFGKLPVRGEEISFNGFTFSVEKMSRARILKIRVVEKEVEDGK
- the purD gene encoding phosphoribosylamine--glycine ligase, with amino-acid sequence MSNVLLVGNGAREHVIAETVFRSKHHSRLFSYMKANNPGIASLSDKVLIGDYGDLEGIKKFSKECHIDFAIIGPEDPLNNGVVDFLQEIGIPSVGPTKSLARLETSKSFTRDLLRKYNIPGNPKFEIFSSMEGIRDFLDELDEAVIKPDGLTGGKGVWVQGDHFQTKEEALEYCRKLLAEHPSVIIDEKLEGEEFSLQCLCDGKTVVTTPPVQDHKRRFVDDKGPNTGGMGSYSSEDHSLPFMSLDDVAEGLAITQKVAEAIYKETGEYYKGVMYGGFIITKNGVELLEYNARFGDPEAMNTLPLLKTDFIDVCNAIIEGTLDKLHIEFEKKATVCKYVVPKGYGLPEDHPDAKTTSSKIEVGDVGEAKLYYASVDKRDDGLYMTTSRAIGVVGIAEDLNKAEQIAEEAVSAIKGHVAHRPDIGTKELIERRILHMQEIK
- a CDS encoding hemolysin family protein; the protein is MESNLFSLFLIFVCLGLEGLFSGGELSLVASDINRIRQKARAGSRSAMLTLKLLDKPEWFLATTLTGTNICVVASTVIATSMFISTFGAVRGEFISVIIMIPLVLVMGEIIPKSISRQHAEFISLRVSWFIWIASWVLYPVVFIVSRIARGAVYISTGGKESVRSPYITRDGLKFLLRKERAESDIASSEKEMIRRILGFSEVTVGQIMVPLSNTAVLQENSTLGEAAVLTEEKGFSRIPVYRDRIYNITGILHCFDLFKTLHDQAELTENDKITSCLRPTVFYVPETKSAGELLFELQRSGEHMAIVVDEYGGAVGIVTIEDILEEIVGEIEDEYDKEEKLYKKIGPGRYLFDARIKIDYLSEIILLEIPAGDYETLGGFLLNRMGKIPKRSETLRFNNLLFVIEDADMKSIKEVLVILPDLVPGTRQ
- the purH gene encoding bifunctional phosphoribosylaminoimidazolecarboxamide formyltransferase/IMP cyclohydrolase, with product MQNEIKRVLISVTDKKGIVEFARKLTEFGVKILSTGGTADQIRKSGIDVTDVSDYTGFPEMMDGRLKTLHPRIHGGLLALRDNDEHRKAAKDQGIDFIDMAVINLYKFEDTVAKEDCSLEEAVENIDIGGPAMLRAAAKNYRFVTVVTDPEDYPKVLKEMDKTGGKISEATNFALAVKTFQLTARYDAAISNYLGRISPEGEKTEFPDTFTMQFTKAQNLRYGENPHQKATFYREEDTSLSAISNAKQLQGKELSYNNIMDGDAAWDMVGDFNLPSVIIMKHSNPCGAATSDGELLEAYRKAMETDPVSAFGGIVAFNRKVDRKTAEEIVKTFLEVIIAPGFEQDALEILNTKKNMRVLEISPSREKHSAGYDFRRVVGGLLIQDRNIEETDIRAAKVVTKRAPTEEEYQGLDFAWRVVKHVKSNAIVYTKRDQLVGVGAGQMSRVDSVKIASMKAILSTKGTVLASDAFFPFRDGVDMAAEAGVTAIVQPGGSIRDEESIKAADEHGIAMIFTGTRHFRH